A genomic window from Anolis carolinensis isolate JA03-04 unplaced genomic scaffold, rAnoCar3.1.pri scaffold_13, whole genome shotgun sequence includes:
- the amdhd2 gene encoding N-acetylglucosamine-6-phosphate deacetylase, which yields MPSDKSTQDPPPVFQFTNCWILKNHQLQREDLWVRGGKILDPEKLFFDEKKPADVQLDCQGCIVAPGFIDVQINGGFGVDFSQATDDVASGISLVAQKILSHGVTSFCPTLVTSPPSVYTKVLPQICVRNGGPHGAGILGVHLEGPFISREKKGAHPEPYLRTFETGAFQDVLDTYGGLDGVKIVTLAPEMERSGEVIRELTKRGICVSVGHSVANLSQAEEAVRHGATFITHLFNAMLPFHHRDPGIVGLLTSDQIPPGRRVFYGMISDGIHTNPAALRIAHRADPKGLVLVTDAIMAMGLPPGRHTLGQQVVEVDGLNTYIAGTKTLSGSIASMDTCVRHFREATGCSVETALEAASLHPAQLLNIEDKKGTLDYGTDADFLLLDNGLRVQATYVAGRPVWREEGFTV from the exons ATGCCGTCGGACAAATCCACCCAGGACCCTCCTCCAGTCTTCCAGTTTACAAACTGCTGGATTCTGAAGAACCACCAACTGCAAAG GGAGGACCTGTGGGTGAGAGGCGGGAAGATCCTCGACCCGGAGAAGCTCTTCTTTGACGAGAAGAAGCCCGCCGACGTTCAGCTGGACTGCCAAGGCTGCATCGTTGCGCCCGGGTTCATTGACGTGCAAATCAACG gaGGTTTCGGGGTGGATTTTTCTCAGGCCACAGATGACGTTGCATCGGGAATCTCTCTGGTTGCCCAGAAAATACTTTCCCACGGAGTGACTTCCTTCTGCCCAACGCTGGTGACCTCTCCGCCATCTGTATATACTAAG GTTCTTCCCCAGATTTGTGTAAGAAACGGCGGGCCCCACGGAGCCGGCATCCTGG GGGTTCACCTGGAAGGCCCGTTCATCAGCCGGGAGAAGAAAGGTGCGCACCCGGAGCCGTACCTCCGCACCTTTGAGACCGGAGCGTTCCAGGACGTGCTGGACACTTATGGCGGCCTGGACGGGGTGAAGATTGTCACCTTGGCACCCGAGATGGAAAGAAGCGGAGAGGTAATCCGGGAGCTGACCAAGCGGGGCATCTGTGTCTCGGTAG GCCACTCTGTCGCCAACCTGTCCCAAGCCGAGGAAGCGGTTCGTCATGGCGCAACCTTCATTACTCACCTCTTCAATGCCATGTTACCT TTCCACCACCGGGACCCTGGGATCGTGGGGCTGCTCACCAGTGACCAGATCCCTCCCGGTCGACGAGTCTTCTATGGGATGATATCGGACGGGATCCATACCAACCCTGCGGCTCTACGGATCGCCCACCGTGCGGACCCGAAAG GGCTGGTCCTGGTGACGGACGCCATCATGGCGATGGGCCTTCCACCCGGTAGACACACTCTGGGCCAACAGGTAGTCGAGGTGGATGGGCTGAACACCTACATTGCAG GGACCAAAACTCTGAGCGGCAGCATCGCGAGCATGGACACCTGTGTCCGGCATTTCAGGGAAGCCACAG GCTGCTCGGTGGAAACGGCCCTGGAGGCGGCTTCTCTCCATCCGGCTCAGCTCTTGAACATCGAGGACAAGAAGGGCACCTTGGATTACGGCACCGACGCAG